CGGGTGTTCAGGATTTATCCCGGGATAGCTGACCTGCCCCCAAAAAACCGGTCCAGATGTTGAGTTATGCCCTGTACGAGTTCGATTCTCATCCCGTGCATTAAATTTATATCAGAGTACAAGGAGATGGTTGTTCTCATTGAGCCACAGTCGGCGCTGCCTGTAATCGGGCATCATACTCTCTACAAAGCCCCAGAATCTTTTCGAATGGTTCTTGTGTTTTATATGGGCTAGTTCGTGTATTATCACGTAATCTATCGCCGGATAGGGGGCCATGATAAGCCGCCAGCTGAAAGAAAGTCTGTTATCTGCGGAACACGATCCATACCGGCTCTGTGCGCTTGTTATGCGCACCTCGACAGGTGGAAACTTCAACTGCCGCCTGTAATGGTCCACCCTCTCCGCAATGGTCTCCTTCGCCCTCACAATGTACCATTTGACAAAGAGCTCCCTTGCTTTTTGATGGCTGCCCGCGTCCATCTGGAACGTGCCGTGCAAAAGGGCGAGCGGTGGTCTCCTGTCGCTTTCACATACCTCAAGCGGGTATGTGTCACCGAGATAGAGGAATGTATCACCGGGGACGAACCTTCTCGGCAGCCCGCTCTCCTGGTTGCGTTGACTGAGTACCTGGAG
This region of Syntrophorhabdaceae bacterium genomic DNA includes:
- a CDS encoding SprT family zinc-dependent metalloprotease, which encodes MAISSYLSPITFRISPLTFYLVIDMIDIPHTLIRSKKRKRTLSLRIDDGGRVVVYVPYRTPESEVTTFLRAKQDWIEKNLQVLSQRNQESGLPRRFVPGDTFLYLGDTYPLEVCESDRRPPLALLHGTFQMDAGSHQKARELFVKWYIVRAKETIAERVDHYRRQLKFPPVEVRITSAQSRYGSCSADNRLSFSWRLIMAPYPAIDYVIIHELAHIKHKNHSKRFWGFVESMMPDYRQRRLWLNENNHLLVL